One part of the Myxococcales bacterium genome encodes these proteins:
- a CDS encoding mechanosensitive ion channel family protein, which translates to MNGRFDLGLWLDLAFWKRILETTVQWALSVLPSVLLVLVGGFVALRGVRFILGRVEAQMRRHGSGAADSGFTRRANTILGVLNSALKVTVWAMVLMLILVQVGINVAPLIAGAGVVGLAVGFGAQELVRDVISGFFILLENHVRTGDVAIINGTGGLVETIGLRTMQLRDLSGVVHVFQNGKIETLANMTKEWSAMVFDVGVAYKEDTDEVVDTMKEVAEALRADEAYAAKILEPIEIFGVDSFADSAVVIKARLKTQPIEQWAVGREYRRRLKKAFDAKGIEIPFPQRTLHIPAPEALFGPGLARGGAPEPGAPSVTGA; encoded by the coding sequence ATGAACGGACGATTCGACCTGGGCCTTTGGCTGGACCTGGCCTTTTGGAAGCGCATTCTGGAGACGACCGTGCAATGGGCGCTTTCGGTCCTGCCGTCGGTGCTCCTGGTTCTCGTGGGCGGCTTTGTGGCTCTGCGCGGGGTACGCTTCATCCTGGGTCGGGTCGAGGCGCAGATGCGTCGTCATGGCAGCGGGGCAGCGGACTCCGGGTTCACGCGGCGGGCCAACACCATCCTGGGCGTCCTGAACTCGGCGCTGAAAGTGACGGTGTGGGCGATGGTGCTGATGCTCATTCTGGTACAGGTGGGCATCAATGTGGCGCCGCTCATCGCCGGCGCCGGCGTGGTGGGCCTGGCTGTGGGGTTCGGGGCGCAGGAGCTGGTGAGAGACGTGATTTCCGGGTTTTTCATCCTGCTCGAGAATCACGTGCGCACGGGCGACGTGGCCATCATCAACGGCACGGGAGGCCTGGTGGAGACGATCGGTTTGCGTACGATGCAGCTGCGCGACCTGTCGGGCGTGGTGCACGTCTTCCAGAACGGCAAGATAGAGACCCTGGCCAACATGACCAAGGAATGGTCCGCCATGGTCTTCGACGTGGGCGTGGCCTACAAGGAGGACACGGATGAGGTGGTGGACACCATGAAAGAGGTCGCCGAGGCGTTGCGCGCGGACGAGGCGTACGCGGCCAAGATCCTGGAGCCGATCGAGATCTTCGGGGTGGATTCGTTTGCGGACAGCGCCGTGGTGATCAAGGCCCGGCTGAAGACGCAGCCCATCGAACAGTGGGCGGTGGGGCGAGAGTACCGCCGGCGGCTCAAGAAGGCGTTTGACGCCAAGGGCATCGAGATTCCTTTCCCGCAGCGCACGCTCCACATTCCCGCACCGGAGGCTCTCTTCGGCCCGGGCCTCGCGCGGGGCGGGGCCCCGGAGCCGGGGGCGCCGTCGGTCACGGGCGCTTGA
- a CDS encoding NAD(P)H-dependent oxidoreductase, giving the protein MTTLIGIVGSARARSYNKALLKACARLAPDGVRMEDAALGEIPLYHGDAETDTGVPPAVTALQERIVAADGLLLVTPEYNASFTPLLKNTLDWLSRPAGAAGRVFGGKPLALTGATPGGGGTISAQTALLPTLRALGVNLWNGPRLFVSGAGKAFDEDLNLVDAALESRVREFVSGFVGFVELVKRP; this is encoded by the coding sequence GTGACGACCCTCATCGGCATCGTGGGAAGCGCCCGCGCGCGCTCGTACAACAAGGCCCTGCTCAAGGCATGCGCCCGTCTGGCCCCCGACGGCGTTCGCATGGAAGACGCGGCGCTGGGTGAAATTCCCCTTTATCACGGCGACGCCGAGACGGACACGGGCGTGCCCCCGGCCGTCACGGCGCTCCAGGAGCGGATCGTGGCCGCGGACGGTCTTTTGCTCGTGACCCCTGAATACAACGCCAGCTTCACGCCTCTTCTCAAGAACACCTTGGACTGGCTGTCACGCCCCGCGGGTGCGGCGGGTCGGGTCTTCGGGGGCAAGCCGCTCGCGCTCACGGGGGCGACCCCGGGGGGCGGCGGCACCATCTCGGCCCAAACGGCCCTGCTGCCCACGTTGCGCGCGCTCGGGGTCAACCTGTGGAACGGCCCGCGGCTCTTCGTGTCGGGTGCCGGCAAGGCCTTCGACGAAGATCTGAACCTGGTCGACGCCGCCCTCGAGAGCCGGGTCCGCGAGTTCGTCTCCGGCTTCGTCGGCTTTGTCGAGCTCGTCAAGCGCCCGTGA
- a CDS encoding YihY family inner membrane protein — protein sequence MATNILDRLLDRLMRWLKVSANHRGLAFVKREVFIVFQVARSIQNDEISRRAAALTYHTLLSLVPLLAVAFALFKAFGGFQALQEPLEGFIFDQLAIPNADRVADWLEGFVTQVNSGAIAGVGLLVLFYSAGGLLTNIEQALNRVWNVRLRRPLYVRMAIYWCILTLGPPIVALSITFSTTIINDIVSAWMGHTIAGLLLSLVGPASISLMFFAVYVMVPDTHVPWKNAAVSAVVTSVVWNVAKAGFLWTTRASSNYSAIYGAMSALPLLMIWIYLSWNIVLFGAAYGRARGEVTRLSLDPEPEPGPPTLKVIARVVVAIWEHFRHGRVLTTESIATAAGVPMPLCRGALEILTDRGLIEDTGQEQKEGTEYVLKKHLGDLSLAALDDLLFDPKVRRCEARLADSPLWSPVEARLTRAEHARRSLLDISVAQATAAPPDPGAC from the coding sequence ATGGCAACCAACATTTTAGATCGCCTCCTGGATCGCTTGATGCGCTGGCTCAAGGTGAGCGCCAACCACCGCGGCTTGGCCTTCGTCAAACGCGAGGTGTTCATCGTGTTTCAGGTCGCCCGCTCGATCCAAAACGACGAGATCTCCCGCCGCGCGGCCGCCCTCACTTATCACACGTTGCTGTCGCTCGTGCCCCTACTCGCCGTGGCCTTCGCCCTCTTCAAGGCCTTCGGTGGCTTTCAAGCGCTCCAGGAGCCGCTCGAGGGCTTCATCTTCGACCAGTTGGCCATCCCCAACGCCGATCGCGTGGCCGATTGGCTCGAAGGCTTCGTCACCCAGGTGAACAGCGGCGCCATCGCGGGTGTGGGCCTCTTGGTGCTGTTCTATTCGGCAGGGGGCTTGCTCACCAACATCGAACAGGCGCTCAACCGCGTGTGGAACGTGCGGCTGCGACGCCCCCTGTACGTCCGCATGGCGATCTACTGGTGCATCCTGACGCTGGGTCCCCCGATCGTGGCGCTCTCGATCACCTTTTCGACCACCATCATCAACGACATCGTGAGCGCGTGGATGGGACACACCATCGCCGGCCTCTTGCTCTCTTTGGTGGGTCCTGCCTCCATCTCGCTCATGTTCTTCGCCGTCTACGTGATGGTGCCGGATACGCACGTGCCCTGGAAAAACGCCGCGGTTTCGGCCGTAGTGACCTCGGTTGTTTGGAACGTGGCCAAGGCCGGCTTTCTTTGGACCACGCGGGCCTCAAGCAACTACAGCGCCATCTACGGCGCCATGAGCGCCTTGCCGCTCCTCATGATCTGGATCTACCTGAGCTGGAACATCGTGCTCTTCGGGGCCGCCTACGGCCGCGCCCGCGGGGAGGTCACGCGGCTGTCCCTCGATCCCGAACCCGAACCCGGCCCTCCGACCCTGAAGGTCATCGCCCGGGTGGTCGTGGCGATCTGGGAGCACTTCCGGCATGGCCGTGTCCTCACCACCGAGTCAATCGCGACGGCAGCCGGGGTGCCCATGCCCCTGTGTCGCGGCGCCCTCGAGATCTTGACCGACCGAGGTCTCATCGAAGACACGGGGCAAGAGCAAAAGGAAGGGACCGAATACGTTCTCAAGAAGCACCTCGGCGATCTCTCCCTTGCCGCGCTCGACGACCTGCTCTTCGACCCGAAGGTGCGGCGCTGCGAGGCCCGATTGGCAGACTCGCCGCTGTGGTCGCCCGTGGAGGCGCGGCTCACCCGGGCCGAGCACGCCCGCCGCAGCCTGCTCGACATCAGCGTGGCCCAGGCGACGGCCGCGCCCCCCGACCCGGGCGCCTGCTAA
- a CDS encoding translocation/assembly module TamB domain-containing protein, whose protein sequence is MKGRSRGLWWKVPLIGLGGLALLIGAGLVVALSDFGLNRLRPWVLSRFNETIAGAVDIGHIHREGLRFVFENVRLTEAHGQEVAHIARVIVHPRLGPLLAGEVHLAELALEKPRLTLRFDEEGTNLAEVFAPKAQKPQTPSEASPEGSAQDPLRVQVKSFRIEDGRLLSLHPHASPSRVRMTALDVRGRADLTWPGGPLAFALRAAAQVKEPLAAPLTLEASTARAQTNGSLRNAPHDLALEVTLADSGLAVKGTFVPDLERPRARLELARVTWGSAVARAFVPQSPLLTPLTLTGTVEAAPTEHAAGGVEVDADVQLHTPGGRVALTGTGSTAGPRARVTVTAGPLDLSQIVRGAVPTQLEGRVAAEGHGKDLAHLQAKLALTLAPGRVAGQPTGPVRLNATAEDGRIEVQELTATLPGLDLRAHGHVEAVGASAPSGALALELELRSLEQVARLAALAGRRAPPLAGQGRLRLVVSGTPARLRTELEGRFSRLRFQDLDVRDLRLDGGDAGPFSLWTPALHASARRLAVGGRVFSGIRLDLAPRDAQGLSVKARVATPVNAQLALDLTWQRPGESVRLDTFMLRLPGTTWTSAHPAVIAFGEALHVEGLALLAGAQRIAVDELHLAGPFVNAEVSVNAFELAALAPWLGPDVGASGTVSLGLRAQGHWPRPRGRLVLQMQGARFGVYGPLTGSLGVTHAQRRARGALEVEGAGARLAGSFDVPASWPWPLAASTDVRLEAQVPSLSAALAEVGVSLPGAPQGRLDLDLDLHGRAGTPTLSLDVNVQNLALAKMKVGDLLIRLRDGPQKPLNATVSLSDTPLARSVHLALETRAHVTDLGRGNASRLQADLTQGPLHLIAAIHQLDLARVAEVMRQIAPQNGPLDLGGLVDLDADVAGPMRAPQGDIKLAIAGAHTSAWPSTDAVLAVALAPERLEAKAEVSQQGEGNERRKLLALDAWMSAPLQEPWASEAWQRSPFSVKAELGPLRVQHLVPSRSGAPALTGRLRARLDAHGTLQAPKAELEILARDMRSGAGGLGNADLVLAYEEARPRLRLVIDAAAGGVLEVSARALERLTWPQATAPGFDPAQIPLALEVQARRFSLTAFDGLSQTIRGLEGTLEGRLAFEGTLDRPDFAGRLELSQGAVDVVEVGRFDGIGMKLDATEDMLRLDPLRFRSGAGDGVVTFEARRRGGDGLAVEGNVALDRFPLQTPQRKLGELSLRAEARGQLDATGFVIDPLTISEAKTYLEGKTPKPLQPLERPADVVLMRDGQPLDEEEARKLSAQNRQEPPPTPTADENREARPTEEPIRPARMPVIVHVKAPRNLWVYAPEGNIELGLDDDFQIVADGETKVFGTVRLRRGYASVFGKRFDVQEGDNTIRFTGPVDQPRLDVTFEHAVKTANQDYRISVSLEGTPEDLELAFRSEPELGQSEIMTLIITGRLNPAQGGAASPDRAAQAASVVGGLLAAQLQKTALKNLPIDVLSISATAIEAGSYITDDFYVGYVRRLAADPWRYENVNAVHLEYQITNRWSFEGEYGDAGSGSADLIWQRRY, encoded by the coding sequence TTGAAGGGCCGCTCTCGAGGGCTTTGGTGGAAGGTGCCGCTCATCGGCCTTGGGGGTCTTGCCTTGCTGATCGGCGCAGGGCTCGTGGTGGCGCTCTCCGACTTCGGCCTCAACCGTCTGCGCCCGTGGGTCTTGTCCCGCTTCAACGAAACGATCGCCGGTGCGGTGGACATCGGACACATCCACCGTGAAGGCCTGCGCTTCGTCTTCGAGAACGTGCGCCTCACCGAGGCCCACGGGCAAGAGGTCGCGCATATCGCACGCGTCATCGTACACCCCCGGCTTGGTCCTCTTTTGGCAGGAGAGGTTCACCTTGCGGAACTCGCGCTCGAAAAGCCACGCCTCACGTTGCGCTTCGACGAAGAGGGCACGAACCTCGCCGAGGTGTTTGCCCCAAAGGCCCAGAAGCCACAAACGCCTTCGGAAGCTTCACCTGAGGGCTCCGCGCAGGACCCCCTGCGGGTGCAGGTGAAGAGCTTCCGGATCGAAGACGGGCGCCTGCTCTCCTTGCACCCCCACGCCTCACCTTCCCGGGTGCGTATGACGGCCCTGGATGTACGCGGCCGCGCCGACCTCACCTGGCCCGGGGGCCCGCTCGCGTTCGCGCTCCGTGCCGCAGCCCAGGTGAAGGAGCCCCTCGCGGCGCCGTTGACCCTCGAGGCGTCGACGGCCCGCGCGCAAACGAACGGGTCCTTGCGGAACGCCCCCCACGACCTGGCGCTGGAGGTGACGCTTGCAGACAGCGGCCTCGCGGTGAAGGGCACGTTCGTCCCGGACCTCGAGCGCCCTCGCGCACGGCTAGAGCTCGCGCGCGTGACGTGGGGGTCCGCGGTGGCGCGGGCCTTCGTGCCTCAAAGCCCCCTCCTCACACCGCTGACGCTCACGGGCACGGTCGAGGCCGCGCCCACGGAACACGCCGCGGGGGGCGTCGAGGTCGACGCCGACGTGCAGCTGCACACGCCTGGCGGCCGTGTCGCGCTCACGGGCACGGGCTCGACCGCGGGGCCGCGGGCCCGTGTCACCGTCACGGCCGGGCCGTTGGACCTGTCACAGATCGTGCGCGGGGCGGTTCCGACGCAGCTCGAAGGGCGTGTCGCGGCCGAGGGGCACGGCAAGGATCTCGCTCACCTGCAGGCGAAGCTTGCGCTGACGCTCGCCCCGGGCCGCGTGGCGGGTCAGCCTACGGGCCCGGTGCGTTTGAACGCCACGGCAGAGGACGGCCGCATCGAAGTGCAGGAGCTCACCGCGACGTTGCCGGGGCTCGACCTGCGCGCCCACGGGCATGTCGAAGCTGTGGGCGCGTCTGCACCCTCGGGAGCGCTGGCGCTCGAGCTCGAGCTGCGCAGTCTGGAGCAGGTTGCGCGTCTGGCGGCGCTCGCGGGTCGGAGGGCCCCGCCTCTTGCGGGGCAGGGACGTCTGCGCCTCGTGGTATCTGGCACCCCCGCGCGCCTGCGCACAGAGCTCGAGGGGCGCTTTTCCCGGCTGAGATTCCAAGATCTCGACGTGCGGGATCTGCGCCTCGACGGCGGCGATGCCGGGCCGTTTTCGCTGTGGACGCCCGCGCTGCACGCCTCGGCCCGGCGGCTCGCGGTGGGCGGGCGCGTGTTTTCCGGCATCCGTCTCGACCTCGCGCCGCGGGACGCGCAGGGGCTGAGCGTGAAGGCCCGCGTCGCAACGCCCGTGAACGCGCAGCTCGCGTTGGACCTCACGTGGCAAAGGCCCGGCGAAAGCGTTCGCCTCGACACTTTCATGTTGCGCCTGCCAGGCACCACCTGGACGAGCGCGCATCCCGCGGTGATTGCCTTTGGCGAGGCCCTGCACGTCGAGGGCCTCGCGCTTCTTGCCGGCGCCCAGCGGATCGCCGTGGACGAGCTTCACCTCGCGGGGCCGTTCGTGAACGCCGAGGTGAGCGTCAACGCGTTTGAGCTCGCGGCGCTCGCACCGTGGCTCGGGCCCGACGTTGGGGCCTCGGGCACGGTGTCGCTGGGGCTTCGGGCCCAAGGGCATTGGCCCCGCCCCCGCGGACGCCTCGTGCTGCAGATGCAGGGCGCACGCTTCGGGGTCTACGGCCCGTTGACCGGCTCACTCGGCGTAACCCATGCGCAGCGGCGCGCCCGCGGCGCGCTCGAGGTCGAGGGGGCAGGCGCTCGCCTCGCGGGCAGCTTCGATGTGCCCGCCTCCTGGCCTTGGCCCCTCGCGGCCTCGACCGACGTCCGCCTCGAAGCCCAGGTACCCTCCTTGTCTGCAGCCCTCGCTGAGGTCGGCGTGAGCCTGCCGGGCGCGCCCCAGGGACGCCTGGACCTGGACCTGGATCTGCACGGACGCGCGGGCACGCCCACCCTCAGCCTCGATGTGAATGTGCAGAACCTCGCGCTCGCAAAAATGAAAGTCGGCGACCTGCTCATCAGGCTCAGGGACGGCCCCCAAAAACCACTCAACGCCACGGTCTCCCTCTCGGACACGCCCCTCGCCCGCAGCGTCCACCTCGCCCTCGAGACCCGCGCGCATGTGACCGATCTGGGGCGAGGAAACGCGTCGAGGCTGCAGGCAGACCTCACCCAGGGACCGCTTCACCTCATCGCGGCCATTCACCAGCTGGACCTCGCACGGGTGGCGGAGGTGATGCGGCAGATCGCGCCACAAAACGGGCCTTTGGACCTGGGGGGGCTCGTGGACCTCGACGCCGACGTCGCGGGACCGATGAGGGCCCCCCAGGGCGACATCAAGCTCGCGATCGCCGGCGCGCACACGAGCGCATGGCCCTCCACGGATGCGGTGCTCGCCGTGGCCCTCGCGCCCGAACGCCTCGAGGCCAAGGCTGAGGTCTCGCAGCAGGGTGAGGGGAACGAACGGCGCAAGCTGCTCGCTCTCGACGCGTGGATGTCCGCCCCGCTGCAAGAGCCGTGGGCGAGCGAGGCCTGGCAGCGGAGCCCGTTTTCCGTGAAGGCCGAGCTCGGACCCCTGCGCGTGCAGCACCTTGTGCCCTCACGCTCCGGCGCCCCTGCACTCACGGGACGCCTACGGGCCCGGCTCGACGCGCACGGCACACTGCAAGCCCCAAAGGCCGAGCTCGAGATCCTCGCGCGCGACATGCGGTCCGGCGCGGGCGGCTTGGGGAACGCCGACCTGGTGCTTGCCTACGAAGAGGCCCGCCCGCGCCTCAGACTGGTCATCGACGCCGCGGCAGGTGGCGTTCTCGAGGTGTCGGCACGCGCCCTCGAGAGGCTCACCTGGCCCCAGGCGACGGCGCCCGGCTTCGACCCCGCGCAGATTCCCCTCGCCCTCGAGGTGCAGGCGCGGCGCTTTTCGTTGACGGCCTTCGACGGGCTCTCTCAGACAATCCGCGGGCTCGAGGGCACGCTCGAGGGCCGCCTTGCGTTCGAGGGCACGCTGGATCGCCCAGACTTCGCGGGGCGGCTCGAGCTGAGCCAGGGCGCCGTCGACGTGGTCGAGGTGGGTCGCTTCGACGGTATCGGTATGAAGCTCGACGCCACGGAGGACATGTTGCGGCTCGATCCCCTGCGCTTCCGCAGCGGCGCCGGGGACGGGGTGGTGACGTTCGAGGCGCGCCGGCGCGGTGGGGACGGACTGGCGGTCGAGGGCAACGTGGCGCTGGACCGGTTTCCCCTGCAGACCCCCCAACGCAAGCTGGGAGAGCTCTCCTTGCGCGCCGAGGCCCGCGGACAACTGGACGCCACGGGGTTCGTCATCGACCCGCTCACCATCTCCGAGGCGAAGACGTATTTGGAAGGCAAAACACCCAAGCCCCTGCAGCCCCTCGAGCGCCCTGCCGACGTGGTGCTCATGCGTGACGGGCAGCCCCTCGACGAGGAGGAAGCGCGCAAGCTGTCTGCCCAAAACCGGCAGGAGCCGCCCCCCACACCCACGGCCGACGAAAACCGCGAGGCGCGCCCCACCGAGGAGCCCATCCGCCCCGCGCGCATGCCGGTGATCGTGCACGTCAAGGCGCCGCGCAACCTCTGGGTGTACGCCCCCGAAGGTAACATCGAGCTGGGACTCGACGACGATTTCCAGATCGTGGCCGATGGTGAGACGAAGGTGTTTGGCACCGTGCGCTTGCGCCGGGGCTACGCGTCCGTGTTCGGCAAGCGCTTCGATGTCCAAGAGGGTGACAACACGATCCGCTTCACGGGCCCCGTGGATCAGCCTCGGCTCGACGTGACCTTCGAGCACGCCGTCAAGACGGCCAACCAGGACTATCGGATCTCCGTCTCGCTCGAGGGCACCCCGGAGGACCTGGAGCTGGCGTTTCGTTCCGAACCCGAGCTGGGGCAATCCGAGATCATGACCCTCATCATCACCGGCCGCCTCAACCCCGCCCAGGGCGGCGCCGCGTCGCCCGACCGGGCCGCCCAGGCGGCCTCGGTGGTGGGAGGGCTGCTGGCGGCCCAGCTTCAGAAGACGGCGCTCAAGAATCTGCCGATCGACGTGCTATCCATCAGCGCCACCGCGATTGAAGCCGGCTCGTACATCACGGATGATTTTTACGTGGGGTACGTCCGCAGACTGGCCGCAGACCCCTGGCGCTACGAGAACGTCAACGCCGTTCACCTGGAATACCAAATCACAAACCGCTGGAGCTTCGAGGGTGAGTACGGAGACGCAGGCTCTGGCTCGGCCGACCTCATCTGGCAGCGGCGCTACTGA
- a CDS encoding BamA/TamA family outer membrane protein: MALRNASALLLLAWGCSHAERPARGPLITSLAIEGNDAISDGTIEEKIVTESTGWWPFATAKHFDPVTWQKDRKRIERLYASRGFYHAKVTATQVSPKTARDASATVELKVHVDEGPRATTLPLVIEGTDALDIEARKKLVKRLPLAEGKPFVEARWAETKEQLEERLRRLGHAQASVNGLALVHLDRNHVDARVWLRPGPVYHFGDIELEQLRGPITGSWIREQVRLAAPEGALVTPEALDEAQKRVFAMGVFSRAEVEAGAPDPKTGRLPLRVRTATAPFHHLRLGGGAGFDQVRNEVRLLASWSDANFRGGLRLLRLRALVGWAFLPDIFANVGGTADPAARNGPIARVNADFEQPRLFGAPAWKLALRAEAERQMQEAFTALSTRAGPEVIWQLRSDLRLTLGYTLDVTQLETLSEIPPLFAGTILGCPEGRDRCVLWLSYLTQRLTFDRRDDPLAPRRGVYLDFALQEAGGPLAGTYTYLRVLADVRGYVSFGPLTLAARAQAGSLLPASGDADDTPILQRLYAGGGMSMRGFGYRRLSPLAAVLPTNAERSPQALQTLSVGGNGLAVGNLESRLGVGSSTLLAAFYDVGAVTRDSWASNVFDSLFHAVGFGVRFLTPVGAIRLDLARRFPGAQRDVDLAATLPGGVPRFVENTSCFGFGGGSAGPGEVLLRDGLCQFHLSIGEAF, encoded by the coding sequence GTGGCGCTCCGTAATGCCTCGGCGCTGCTGCTCTTGGCCTGGGGCTGCAGCCATGCCGAGCGGCCCGCACGCGGCCCGCTCATCACATCGCTGGCCATCGAGGGCAATGACGCGATATCCGACGGGACCATCGAAGAGAAGATCGTCACCGAGTCCACCGGCTGGTGGCCCTTTGCCACGGCCAAGCATTTCGATCCTGTAACCTGGCAGAAGGATCGGAAACGGATCGAGCGGCTCTACGCGAGCCGCGGCTTTTATCACGCCAAGGTCACAGCTACGCAGGTGTCTCCCAAGACGGCGCGGGACGCCTCGGCCACCGTGGAGCTGAAGGTACACGTGGACGAAGGGCCCCGCGCCACCACCCTGCCGCTGGTCATCGAGGGCACGGACGCGCTGGACATCGAGGCGCGCAAGAAGCTGGTGAAACGCCTGCCCCTCGCGGAAGGCAAACCCTTCGTCGAGGCGCGATGGGCGGAAACGAAAGAGCAACTCGAGGAGCGCCTGCGCCGGTTGGGCCACGCCCAGGCCTCGGTGAACGGGCTAGCCCTGGTGCACCTCGACCGCAACCACGTGGACGCCCGCGTGTGGCTGCGCCCGGGACCGGTCTATCACTTTGGTGACATCGAGCTCGAGCAGCTTCGGGGGCCGATCACCGGCTCATGGATCCGCGAGCAGGTGCGTTTGGCCGCGCCTGAAGGCGCGCTCGTCACGCCGGAAGCGCTGGACGAAGCGCAAAAACGCGTATTTGCGATGGGCGTGTTTTCGCGGGCCGAAGTGGAGGCGGGAGCCCCTGACCCCAAGACGGGGCGCCTGCCCTTGAGGGTCCGCACCGCCACGGCCCCGTTTCACCATCTGCGTTTGGGCGGCGGTGCGGGCTTCGATCAGGTGCGCAACGAAGTGCGCCTGCTCGCCTCCTGGTCCGATGCGAACTTTCGCGGCGGCCTGAGACTGCTGCGCTTGCGGGCCCTCGTGGGCTGGGCGTTCCTGCCCGACATCTTTGCCAACGTGGGCGGCACCGCAGACCCCGCCGCGCGCAATGGTCCCATCGCCCGCGTGAACGCAGACTTCGAACAGCCGCGTCTTTTTGGGGCACCCGCCTGGAAACTGGCCCTGCGCGCCGAGGCCGAGCGGCAGATGCAGGAAGCGTTCACCGCGCTGTCCACGCGGGCCGGTCCCGAGGTCATTTGGCAGCTGCGCTCGGATCTGCGGCTGACGTTGGGGTACACCCTGGACGTCACGCAGCTCGAAACGCTGAGCGAAATCCCGCCCCTCTTCGCAGGCACAATCCTCGGCTGCCCGGAAGGACGCGACCGCTGCGTGTTGTGGCTTTCTTATCTCACCCAGCGGCTCACCTTCGATCGCCGTGACGACCCGCTTGCACCCCGGCGAGGCGTGTATCTGGACTTCGCACTTCAAGAAGCCGGCGGCCCCCTGGCGGGCACGTACACGTATCTGCGCGTGTTGGCTGACGTGCGCGGCTACGTGTCCTTCGGTCCGCTCACGCTGGCGGCCCGTGCGCAGGCAGGCTCACTGCTGCCAGCGTCCGGTGACGCGGACGATACGCCCATCCTGCAGCGCCTCTACGCCGGCGGAGGCATGTCGATGCGTGGCTTTGGGTACCGGCGTCTCTCGCCGCTTGCGGCCGTGCTGCCGACCAACGCCGAGCGCAGCCCGCAGGCGCTGCAAACGCTCTCGGTGGGAGGCAACGGCCTGGCGGTGGGCAACCTCGAGAGCCGGCTCGGCGTGGGCAGCTCGACCCTGCTCGCGGCCTTTTACGACGTGGGGGCCGTGACGCGCGACTCGTGGGCCTCGAACGTCTTCGACAGCCTCTTTCATGCCGTGGGCTTCGGGGTCCGCTTTTTGACACCGGTGGGGGCGATTCGCCTGGATCTCGCGCGGCGCTTTCCCGGCGCCCAGCGGGACGTGGACCTGGCGGCCACTTTGCCCGGCGGTGTGCCCCGCTTCGTCGAGAACACGAGTTGCTTCGGCTTCGGGGGAGGCAGCGCCGGCCCGGGTGAGGTCTTGCTGCGGGATGGGCTCTGCCAGTTTCACCTTTCGATCGGGGAGGCGTTTTGA
- a CDS encoding methyltransferase, whose amino-acid sequence MIFGPNFAERLFVPELMDDPHCDAETLSRTYRDLAFINATLSRMKALLVRYVLDDVATPGHAAHVVEVGCGGGDVLAWLAAEAQRRGLSLALTGVDSDARALAAARGRLERAPGVQVADVPLTELASLRPDYVFCNHVLHHVAPNEVGEVLVTMQKACRRRLLVNDLHRSRFAYASYTVLAAALFRKSFAYHDGRLSIRKGFLPEELRTIAAHAGLPSQTQVGTLFPGRVFLVSPGGAP is encoded by the coding sequence GTGATCTTCGGGCCAAACTTTGCGGAGCGCCTCTTCGTGCCCGAGCTGATGGACGATCCGCACTGCGACGCGGAGACGCTCAGCCGCACCTACCGGGATCTGGCGTTCATCAACGCCACGCTGTCACGGATGAAAGCGCTGCTCGTCCGCTACGTGCTCGATGACGTCGCGACGCCGGGCCACGCGGCGCACGTGGTCGAGGTGGGGTGTGGCGGCGGCGACGTGCTCGCGTGGCTCGCCGCCGAGGCGCAGCGCCGCGGACTTTCTCTCGCGCTCACGGGGGTCGACAGCGATGCGCGTGCGCTTGCCGCCGCGCGCGGGCGGCTCGAGCGGGCTCCCGGCGTGCAGGTGGCGGACGTGCCGCTCACAGAGCTCGCATCGCTGCGGCCCGACTACGTGTTCTGCAATCACGTGCTCCATCACGTGGCCCCCAACGAGGTGGGCGAGGTGCTCGTGACGATGCAGAAAGCCTGCCGCAGGCGCCTCTTGGTCAACGACTTGCACCGGTCCCGCTTCGCCTATGCTTCGTACACCGTACTGGCTGCGGCGCTGTTTCGGAAGAGCTTCGCCTACCACGACGGCCGCCTGTCCATCCGCAAGGGGTTCCTCCCCGAAGAGCTGCGCACCATCGCTGCGCACGCCGGACTGCCCTCCCAGACCCAGGTGGGCACGCTCTTTCCGGGCCGCGTTTTTTTGGTGTCGCCGGGTGGCGCTCCGTAA